A single Brienomyrus brachyistius isolate T26 chromosome 11, BBRACH_0.4, whole genome shotgun sequence DNA region contains:
- the cebpg gene encoding CCAAT/enhancer-binding protein gamma: MSKLPAQKLTTDQNGVSVIQTQGQPHASGLQQVPQLVPASSGGGGKAAPPSKARKSAADKNSEEYRQRRERNNLAVKKSRLRSKQKAQDTQQRVNELKEENERLEAKIRLLSKELSVLKDLFLEHAHNLADNVQAPGTEASGTNNNQ; encoded by the coding sequence ATGAGCAAGCTGCCCGCGCAGAAGCTGACCACAGACCAGAACGGCGTGAGCGTGATCCAGACCCAGGGCCAGCCCCACGCCAGCGGTCTGCAGCAAGTGCCGCAGCTGGTGCCCGCCAGCAGCGGGGGAGGCGGCAAGGCCGCGCCCCCCAGTAAGGCAAGGAAGTCTGCCGCCGACAAGAACAGCGAGGAGTACCGCCAGCGGCGCGAGCGCAACAACCTGGCCGTCAAGAAGAGCCGTTTGCGCAGCAAGCAGAAGGCCCAAGATACGCAGCAGCGGGTCAACGAGTTGAAGGAGGAGAATGAGCGGCTGGAGGCCAAGATCCGTCTGCTCAGCAAGGAGCTGAGCGTGCTGAAGGACCTGTTCCTGGAGCACGCACACAACCTGGCCGACAACGTCCAGGCGCCAGGCACCGAAGcttctggcaccaacaacaaCCAATGA